A region of Polynucleobacter sp. JS-Mosq-20-D10 DNA encodes the following proteins:
- the waaF gene encoding lipopolysaccharide heptosyltransferase II — translation MNRILIIAPSWIGDAVMSQPLLANLKTIYPHCQIDVLASPWVAPIYWACAEVNQVIEAKLEHKQLQWSLRKQLAKQLELNQYNACFVLPNSLKSALIPWLANIPFRIGYRGEMRFGLINFALDNPSKVNRPPMANHYLALANALEQSHEIDTNKLADPKLNISPAAKESIGAKLGSAAINENLIYVLCPGAEYGATKRWPADHFASLAQQLIANEPDAHVILLGSKGDHALGESIRTKVKNDLQTHNWCGKISLDEAIALIGASKVLVSNDSGLMHIGAALKVPQIAIFGSSDPHHTPPLSDKARVLWLNLPCSPCHKRECPLGHLKCLKDILPTTILDAIQTLH, via the coding sequence ATGAATCGTATTCTGATCATCGCACCCAGTTGGATTGGTGATGCTGTTATGTCCCAGCCACTACTAGCTAATCTAAAAACTATTTACCCCCATTGTCAGATTGATGTTTTAGCAAGCCCTTGGGTTGCACCTATTTATTGGGCCTGTGCAGAAGTAAACCAAGTCATTGAAGCTAAGTTAGAACACAAGCAATTGCAATGGAGCTTACGCAAGCAACTAGCAAAGCAACTTGAGTTAAATCAATACAACGCCTGCTTTGTTCTGCCCAATAGCTTGAAGTCTGCCCTCATTCCTTGGCTTGCGAATATTCCCTTTCGAATTGGCTACCGAGGCGAGATGCGCTTTGGACTTATTAATTTTGCTCTAGATAATCCGAGCAAAGTGAATCGTCCACCGATGGCAAATCATTACCTTGCCCTTGCTAATGCGCTGGAGCAATCACATGAGATTGATACCAATAAGCTTGCAGATCCTAAACTCAATATTTCACCTGCAGCCAAAGAATCAATCGGCGCCAAGTTAGGATCTGCAGCAATCAACGAAAATTTAATTTATGTACTTTGCCCAGGCGCTGAGTACGGCGCAACAAAACGCTGGCCTGCCGATCACTTTGCCTCTCTCGCACAGCAGTTAATCGCCAATGAGCCAGATGCTCATGTGATTCTTCTTGGCAGTAAGGGTGATCACGCTTTGGGTGAGAGCATTAGGACTAAAGTAAAGAATGACTTACAAACACACAACTGGTGCGGCAAGATCTCACTAGACGAGGCAATTGCACTCATTGGGGCGAGCAAGGTGCTAGTCAGTAATGACTCGGGCTTAATGCATATTGGTGCTGCATTAAAAGTTCCGCAGATCGCCATTTTTGGCTCAAGTGATCCACATCACACCCCACCATTGTCTGATAAGGCTAGAGTACTTTGGCTTAATCTACCTTGTAGCCCATGCCATAAGAGAGAGTGCCCACTGGGTCACCTCAAATGTTTAAAAGATATTTTGCCCACCACTATATTAGACGCCATTCAAACACTGCATTAA
- a CDS encoding zinc-finger domain-containing protein, protein MSQAQVVMVDGNKDLPLHCPTNKTPSWNSHPRVFLDVAKTGDAKCPYCGTEYKLTPGTEPHGH, encoded by the coding sequence ATGAGTCAAGCTCAAGTTGTAATGGTTGATGGCAATAAAGACTTGCCTTTACATTGCCCAACCAATAAAACCCCTAGCTGGAATTCGCATCCACGTGTATTTCTCGATGTAGCTAAAACGGGTGACGCTAAGTGTCCTTACTGCGGCACTGAGTACAAACTCACTCCCGGTACCGAGCCCCACGGGCACTAA
- a CDS encoding phosphoglycerate kinase, protein MPETLFKVKRLSELAAAGLLKGKRVLIRADLNVPQDEVGNITEDTRIRASMPAVQMCLDAGAAVMVTSHLGRPTEGKFTPEDSLAPVAVRIATLLNRKVPLISDWVDGNFEVNPGELVLLENCRLNVGEKKNSDELAKKIAALCDVYVNDAFGTAHRAEATTNGVAKYAPIACAGPLMAAELDALSRALASPKRPLVAIVAGSKVSSKLTILKALADKVDELIVGGGIANTFMLAKGLPIGKSLAEPDLVNEAREIMEIMEKRGAHVPIPEDVVVANELSPLARANRVAADQVADDDMILDIGPKTAARLSIMLAHAGTIVWNGPLGVFEIDQFGGGTKMLAAAIAHSPAFSIAGGGDTLAAIAKYGIENQVDYISTGGGAFLEFLEGKTLPAFAVLAERAKD, encoded by the coding sequence ATGCCGGAAACCCTCTTTAAAGTAAAGCGCCTTAGTGAACTAGCTGCAGCAGGTCTTCTCAAGGGAAAGCGAGTTTTGATCCGTGCCGACCTCAATGTCCCTCAGGATGAGGTAGGTAACATTACGGAAGATACCCGCATTAGAGCATCCATGCCGGCAGTACAGATGTGTTTGGATGCGGGTGCAGCAGTTATGGTGACCTCTCACTTAGGGCGTCCAACTGAAGGTAAATTCACACCCGAAGATAGTTTGGCTCCAGTAGCTGTTCGAATTGCCACTCTCTTAAATCGTAAAGTGCCTTTAATTAGTGATTGGGTTGACGGTAATTTTGAAGTTAATCCAGGGGAGTTGGTATTACTAGAGAACTGTCGCCTGAATGTGGGCGAGAAAAAGAATAGTGATGAGTTGGCTAAGAAGATTGCCGCTTTGTGTGATGTGTATGTCAACGATGCCTTTGGTACTGCTCACCGTGCTGAAGCAACTACGAATGGCGTAGCCAAATATGCACCGATTGCTTGCGCGGGCCCATTGATGGCAGCAGAGTTAGATGCCTTGAGTCGTGCTCTAGCAAGCCCGAAGCGCCCATTGGTAGCGATTGTGGCAGGATCTAAAGTATCTTCGAAGCTCACCATTCTCAAGGCCCTAGCTGATAAGGTGGATGAATTGATTGTGGGTGGCGGCATTGCAAATACTTTTATGTTGGCTAAAGGTTTGCCAATTGGTAAGTCATTAGCAGAGCCAGATTTAGTGAATGAAGCTCGTGAAATTATGGAGATTATGGAAAAGCGCGGCGCACACGTTCCTATTCCTGAAGATGTCGTTGTTGCAAACGAACTCTCTCCGTTAGCGCGTGCAAATCGTGTTGCTGCTGATCAAGTAGCTGATGACGATATGATTTTGGATATTGGCCCCAAGACTGCTGCACGTTTATCCATCATGCTAGCGCATGCTGGCACGATTGTATGGAATGGCCCATTGGGCGTATTTGAGATTGATCAGTTTGGCGGTGGCACTAAGATGTTGGCAGCAGCGATTGCCCATTCACCCGCATTTTCTATTGCTGGTGGTGGTGATACCTTGGCGGCGATTGCGAAGTACGGTATTGAAAATCAAGTGGATTACATCTCTACTGGTGGTGGTGCTTTCTTGGAATTCTTAGAAGGTAAAACCTTGCCAGCCTTTGCAGTATTAGCCGAAAGAGCGAAAGACTAA
- a CDS encoding branched-chain amino acid transaminase gives MSMSDRDGFIWSDGKLVPWREANVHVLTHSLHYGMGVFEGIRAYNTPQGTAIFRLPEHVKRLFNGTKIFQMNMPWTPEQISSGIIEVVNSNKLESCYIRPIIFIGSQKLGISPKGNSIHTAIAAWEWGAYLGEDGLNKGIRVKTSSFTRHFVNSSLVRAKASGYYINSILANQEVTANGYDEALLLDTEGYVSEGSGENIFIVNNGIIYTPDLASCLDGITRNSIMQIAKDLGYELREKRITRDEVYSADEAFFTGTAAEVTPIRELDDRTIGDGKRGPITEQIQKTYFDAVYGRSDQYKSWLTYVK, from the coding sequence ATGTCGATGTCCGACCGCGATGGCTTTATTTGGTCCGATGGGAAGCTGGTTCCTTGGCGTGAGGCCAATGTTCATGTGCTAACCCACAGTCTTCACTACGGAATGGGCGTATTTGAGGGTATTCGTGCCTACAATACCCCCCAAGGAACCGCTATTTTCCGCCTTCCAGAGCACGTTAAGCGCTTATTCAACGGAACTAAGATTTTTCAGATGAATATGCCTTGGACTCCTGAACAGATCTCTAGCGGCATTATTGAGGTCGTGAATAGCAATAAGCTGGAATCTTGCTATATCCGACCAATTATCTTTATCGGCTCCCAAAAACTCGGGATCTCTCCAAAGGGTAATAGCATCCACACCGCGATCGCTGCCTGGGAATGGGGTGCCTATTTAGGTGAAGACGGTCTTAATAAGGGTATACGCGTTAAAACCTCCTCATTTACCCGCCACTTTGTGAACTCCTCACTAGTTCGCGCTAAGGCCTCCGGTTACTACATCAACTCCATTTTGGCCAACCAAGAAGTAACGGCTAATGGCTACGATGAAGCCCTCCTACTAGATACAGAGGGTTACGTATCTGAAGGTTCTGGCGAAAATATCTTTATCGTGAATAACGGCATTATTTACACCCCAGATCTGGCCTCTTGTTTAGATGGCATTACTCGTAACTCCATCATGCAAATCGCCAAAGATCTTGGCTATGAATTGCGTGAGAAGCGTATTACTCGTGATGAAGTGTACTCAGCAGATGAGGCCTTCTTTACTGGTACTGCCGCTGAAGTAACACCTATTCGTGAGTTAGATGACCGCACCATTGGTGACGGTAAGCGCGGTCCGATTACCGAGCAAATCCAAAAGACTTACTTTGATGCGGTCTACGGCAGAAGCGATCAATATAAGTCTTGGCTAACTTACGTTAAGTAA